In Chryseobacterium oryzae, the genomic stretch TACAAATAACGATCTAAAATACAGTACAGAATATTTTACTTTAAAAAGCCTTCTCAATTCAATTGTTCAGGAAGACGAAAATTTTGTGAAAAGTATGCTAAATAATTATTCCGATGGGATGAAAAGAGACAGAAGCTACGAGAAGAAGTTTATAAAAGAACACGAAGGCTTGGTTACCGACTTTTTTGGCTTTACCAATAATCTTTTTTTAAAAAGCAATCAGCAGGAAGGTTCGGTTACCTATTCATACTTTATCGATTTGTTGGTACGATATAAAAGCATGGAAGCTAAATAAAAAAGAACCGTATCTTACGATACGATTCTAAAAACACAAATGATGAAAAAAAATTTATTACCTTGATTTGTTCCCTCATTCAAGGCGGTGTAAAAGTACAACATTTTTTCTAAATTCAAAATTATGTTGCTAAAAAAATAAACATTTTAGTAAAAGTTTATGATTTTAAATTTTATTAACAAATATCTTTTCCCTATAAAATGATTTAACAAGTCTTTCAAAATCCCTGATAGCAACAAATTATCAGGATTCGAAAGTGAATTATAATTTTTATTCTATCCAAATCCTTATCATTAATTCCGGACAACTTTATTTCTTTATAATAATTAATTCAGAAAATGATTTATCCTAATTAAAAATGGTAAGATAATTTTGATTTTTGAAATGTCTTTTTACAAAAGCCTCAGATTTAAGTTCATAGAAAACACTTTGTTCAAACGCTTCCACTTCTTTAAGTCTAAAATCTATGAAATCTACAATTTTTGTAACAGAATTATAAAATATCCTGTAAAGAGACATACTCACCGTATTTCCTGCTGAGGAAAGAAAAGCGTTTAAAAAAGGTAGTTTTTTCTGATGTTGTATCGAATCAATATAAAAACCAAAGCTTCTCTTTTCACAGATTATATAAGAATTATGAAGGTAGGCTGAAATAGTTTCGTTCTCTTTCATGGTAATTTTATTTTTGCTTAAATAATCGTGGATAGAGTCTAAAATATGTTGAGCATATTCCATCATAGATATGGTTTTCTTTTCTGCAACAGGAGTAAATTTTGCATTGCCTCCCAATTCTGCACCAAAAGACAATCCGTATTTTTCATAATTAGGAAAAACATAATTTTGCAATTCTACACTCGCCTCAGGAACAAGCTTATCCTCAGAAAAACTGTAACAAACATATTCTTTGTACATGTCTTTTATATATAAAAGAAAATCGGTTTCGGAAGTGTTTCCCTGATTTTCAAACCATTTTTCCAGATTATCATAATAATCGGCTTCGAAATCTTTAAAATTTAAATAAAACGGAACTTTCATTGCTTAAATATTTTCAAAGCAAAACTAAACCTGTGTCGCGACAAAAGTTGTCGTCTTATATTTCATTTAAGATATTATTTCAAAAAAAATTCGGCACTGAAAAAATCAGCACCGAATTTCTATTGAATAATTTTTGATAAAGAGTTCTACTTCCAGCCACCTCCAAGACTCTTGTAAATATCTACAACAGTACTCAGCTGTTTTTGTTTTGCTTCCACCAGTTCCATTTTTGCATCTAAAGCATCTCTCTGATTCAGAAGAACTTCCAGATAATCTGCTCTTGAATTTTTGAATAACTGATTTGCAATATCTATAGATTTTTCTAAAGCCTGAGTTTCTTCAGACTTCAGCTGATAATAATGATCGATGTTTTTTACTTTAGACATTAAATTAGCAACATCTAAATATGCATTCAGGATCGTTTTATCATATTCATATAAAGCCTGAATTTGCTTTGCGTCTGCAGACTGAAAATTGGCTTTAATAGCACTTTTATTAATTAATGGACCTGCCAATTCTCCCGCCAAACTTGCCGCCATAGATTCTGGTAACTTTACAAGATAAGAAGGTTTGAAAGCTTCTAAACCTAAAGTTGCCGAAATTTCTAAACTTGGATAAAATTCTTTTCTTGCAGCTTCTACATCGAGTTTTGCAGACTTCAATTCTAGTTCAGCCTGTTTAATGTCCGGACGGTTTGCCAATAATTGAGATGGAATACCTGTGTAAACCGTCTGAGGAATCATCGACATAAAGTCTCCTTTAGATCTTACAATCGGTTGTGGGAAACGTCCGCAAAGTGCATTAATTTCATTTTCCTTTTCGATGATTTGTTGGCGAATAGTATATTCGGTTGCCTTAGACTTTGCCAGTTCTGCTTCGAATTTTTTTACAGCCAATTCGGTTGCTGCAGCCGCTTCTTTCTGAATTTTAGAGATTTCTAACGCTTTCTGCTGAAGCTTTGTATACTGCTGAATAATATCCAACTGATTATCTAAAGCAAGCAATTCGTAATAACTATTGGCAACCTCTTCTATTAAATTAGAAAGAACGAAGTTTTTACCTTCTACAGTAGAAAGGTAATGAGCAACAGCAGATTCTTTTTCAGTTCTTAATTTTTTCCAGATATCTACTTCCCAGTTTGCCATTAAACCTCCCTCGAAATTTCCGAGTGGATCCGGCATTGCTTTTCCTGATTCTATTTCTGTAGTGGCATCTCCGGCTCCTTCGCTTGTATATCGCCCTGCTTTTCTTACTCCGGCTCCTCCTCCTGCAGTTACTGTAGGAGTTAATCTTCCTTTTTTAGCTAAAACACCGCTTTTTGCAATTTCAATTTCCTGTAAAGTAATCAGTAATTCCTGATTATTCTTCAGAGAAGTTTCTATTAAAGCAACTAAGTTAGGATCTGTAAAAAACTGTCTCCAAGGAGTAGTTCCGCTGTTATTATTAGCATCCGCCTGATCTTCCTGATTGAAATTCTGAGGAACATTTTCTTTGACCTCGTCTTTTATTACAGTCGCCATTGGCGCCTTACAACTTGCTAAAACAAGCGATAAGGCAACAGCAGCTATAAATTTTTTATTATTATAAATCTTCATGTTTATCATCGTGTTGATAAGGTTCTGTTTGTTCTGTTAACGGGTTTTCTTCTTCATATTTAGACAATCTCGATTTTTCTGCAATGGTTCCGAAAATATAATACAATCCCGGAATAATCATCAATCCGAAAATAGTTCCTATTAACATCCCTCCTGCTGCTGCAGTACCAATCGTTCTGTTACCAATTGCTCCCGGACCCGTTGCCATTACCAAAGGTATTAAACCTGCAATAAATGCAAAAGAGGTCATCAAAATAGGGCGGAAACGTATTGCAGCTCCTTCAATTGCTGCTTTCGCCACAGGTATACCTTCTTCCGCTTTCTTCTGAACGGCAAATTCTACAATTAATACTGCATTTTTACCGAGTAAACCAATCAACATGACCATCGCAACCTGAGCATAAATATTATTTTCTAAACCTAATAATTTCAGACATAAGAAAGCTCCGAAAATACCCGTTGGTAAAGATAAAATTACCGGCAACGGAAGAATAAAGCTCTCATACTGTGCAGAAAGAATAAGATATACAAACCCTAAACATACAAGGAAAATATAAACAGCTTCGTTACCACGATTTACTTCATCTTTAGAAATACCCGCCCAATCGATACCGAAACCTCTAGGAAGCGTTTTGTCCGCCACTTCCTGAATTGCTTTAATCGCTTGACCAGAACTGTAACCCGGAGCCGGAGTACCACTTACCTGTGCAGAATTATACATATTATGTCTAGTCATTTCCGATAAACCATATACTTTTTCCATCCTCATAAAATCGGAATATGGAACCATTTGTCCCTTATCATTTTTCACATACAATTTTAAAAGGTCTGTCGGCAAAGCACGATATTGCGCACCGGCCTGAACAATTACTTTATAAGGCCTGTCGAAACGGATAAAACTTGTTTCGTAATTGGAACCAATTAAGGTAGACAAATTATCCATTGCATTTTCAATGGTAACTCCTTTTTGTTCTGCAAGATCATTATCAATTCTCAACATATATTGAGGGAAACTTGCAGAGTAGAATGTAAACGCAGAACCCAGTTCGGGTCTTTTATTCAATTCTTTCACAAAATCGTTACTTACCTGCTCCATTTTATGATAATCGCCACTTCCCGCTTTGTCGAGCAAACGAAGCTCAAAACCTCCTGCAGCTCCATATCCTGGAACAGATGGCGGCTGGAAGAATTCTATATTGGCTCCTGCAATATTTTTAGCCTTTTCTTCAAGCTTTTCTATAATTTCTGAGGCAGATTCTTTACGTTCATCCCAACTTTTCAGGTTAATTAAACAAGTTCCTGAGTTCGAACCTGTACCTTCAGATAAAATCTCATAACCCGCCAATGAGGAAACAGACTGTACACCATCAATTCCTTCTGCCTCTTTCAACAATTCTCTGGCGATCTGATTAGTTCTTTCTAAAGTTGAGCCTGGTGGAGTTTGAATAATCGCATAAATCATCCCCTGATCTTCTGCCGGAATAAACCCAGACGGAATCGAGTTGCTGAGGAAGAAAGTACATGCACAGAATGCTAATAACAACGGTAATGTAACGGTTTTCTTCTTCACCGTTTTATTCAGCAATTTTTCATACTTCCCTGCTCCTTTGGTAAATAAATTATTGAATTTATCTAAGAAAATTGTTATCGGAGTTCTTTTTTTAGCCTTTCCGTGATTATTTTTCAGGATTAAAGCACATAAAGCCGGAGTTAATGTTAAAGCTACAACCCCTGAAAGGATAATAGCAGAAGCCATTGTAATTGAAAACTGACGATAGAAAACCCCAACCGGACCAGACATAAACGCAATTGGAATAAATACGGATGCCATAACCAAAGTAATCGCAATAATTGCCCCACTAATTTCGTGCATTGCTTCTTCGGTCGCCTTTAGCGGAGATAAATGCTTTTCTTCCATCTTTGCGTGAACGGCTTCAATTACCACAATTGCATCATCCACTACTACTCCAATCGCCATTACAAGTGCAAAGAGTGAAATCATGTTGAGCGTAATTCCGAATGCAGACATCACCGCAAAAGTACCAATTAAAGATACCGGAACTGCAATTGCAGGAATTAAGGTAGAACGCCAATCTCCCAAGAATAAAAATACCACAATCGCTACCAAAATAAATGCTTCAAACAAGGTATGAACCACTTTTTCGATAGATGCATCTAAGAATCTGGAAACGTCGTAACTGATATCATAATGCATTCCTTTAGGGAAGGTTGTTTTCTGCAGTTCTGCCATCATCGATTTAACGTTTTTGATAACATCAC encodes the following:
- a CDS encoding TolC family protein; this translates as MKIYNNKKFIAAVALSLVLASCKAPMATVIKDEVKENVPQNFNQEDQADANNNSGTTPWRQFFTDPNLVALIETSLKNNQELLITLQEIEIAKSGVLAKKGRLTPTVTAGGGAGVRKAGRYTSEGAGDATTEIESGKAMPDPLGNFEGGLMANWEVDIWKKLRTEKESAVAHYLSTVEGKNFVLSNLIEEVANSYYELLALDNQLDIIQQYTKLQQKALEISKIQKEAAAATELAVKKFEAELAKSKATEYTIRQQIIEKENEINALCGRFPQPIVRSKGDFMSMIPQTVYTGIPSQLLANRPDIKQAELELKSAKLDVEAARKEFYPSLEISATLGLEAFKPSYLVKLPESMAASLAGELAGPLINKSAIKANFQSADAKQIQALYEYDKTILNAYLDVANLMSKVKNIDHYYQLKSEETQALEKSIDIANQLFKNSRADYLEVLLNQRDALDAKMELVEAKQKQLSTVVDIYKSLGGGWK
- a CDS encoding efflux RND transporter permease subunit, giving the protein MFKKFIRRPVLSIVISLIIVFMGVLSLTKLPVTQFPSISPPKVNITAEYPGANNELLIKSVVIPLERGLNGVPGMKYMTSNAGNDGEASIQVVFDLGTDPNVAAVNVQNRVSSVVNKLPPLVVREGVKITREEPNMLMYINLYSDDPKADQKFLFNYADINVMSELRRVSGVGFADILGTREYAMRIWLKPDRLTAYSISADEVMQALNEQSLEASPGKTGESSGKRSQSFEYILKYPGRFNNEKDYGNIILKAKPDGEYIRLKDVADVEFGSSMYDIYSTLNGKPSAAITVKQSYGSNASDVIKNVKSMMAELQKTTFPKGMHYDISYDVSRFLDASIEKVVHTLFEAFILVAIVVFLFLGDWRSTLIPAIAVPVSLIGTFAVMSAFGITLNMISLFALVMAIGVVVDDAIVVIEAVHAKMEEKHLSPLKATEEAMHEISGAIIAITLVMASVFIPIAFMSGPVGVFYRQFSITMASAIILSGVVALTLTPALCALILKNNHGKAKKRTPITIFLDKFNNLFTKGAGKYEKLLNKTVKKKTVTLPLLLAFCACTFFLSNSIPSGFIPAEDQGMIYAIIQTPPGSTLERTNQIARELLKEAEGIDGVQSVSSLAGYEILSEGTGSNSGTCLINLKSWDERKESASEIIEKLEEKAKNIAGANIEFFQPPSVPGYGAAGGFELRLLDKAGSGDYHKMEQVSNDFVKELNKRPELGSAFTFYSASFPQYMLRIDNDLAEQKGVTIENAMDNLSTLIGSNYETSFIRFDRPYKVIVQAGAQYRALPTDLLKLYVKNDKGQMVPYSDFMRMEKVYGLSEMTRHNMYNSAQVSGTPAPGYSSGQAIKAIQEVADKTLPRGFGIDWAGISKDEVNRGNEAVYIFLVCLGFVYLILSAQYESFILPLPVILSLPTGIFGAFLCLKLLGLENNIYAQVAMVMLIGLLGKNAVLIVEFAVQKKAEEGIPVAKAAIEGAAIRFRPILMTSFAFIAGLIPLVMATGPGAIGNRTIGTAAAGGMLIGTIFGLMIIPGLYYIFGTIAEKSRLSKYEEENPLTEQTEPYQHDDKHEDL